From the Kitasatospora atroaurantiaca genome, the window CGCCGCGATCGTCGTGTCGTACTACTGGCACTTCGTCGACGTCGTGTGGATCGGCCTGTTCGCGACCATCTACCTGATCAAGTAACCAGCTGATCAGGTCGCTGACCGCCGGCCGGGGCCGCTCACCTGCACCGACCGACCGCGCGTCCCCCGAAGCCGGCCCGACCAGACCGGACCGCCGGGCACGCCCACCAGCCGACCAGATCCTGACACCGGGGTTCATCCGTGAAAAAGCTCTCCGCACGACGGCGCCACCCACTGGCGGCGCTGGTCGTCCTACTTCTCGCCCTGGCGGCCACCGGGGGGCTGTACGCCGCGTTCGCGCCCGCCGAGAAGGCGCAGGCCGACACCTCGGCGCAGTCGCTCGCGATCGATGAGGGCAAGAAGCTCTTCGCCGTGGGCTGCTCCTCCTGCCACGGCCTGAACGGCCAGGGCTCCACCGACGGTCCGAGCCTGGTCGGCGTCGGCTCCGCCGCCGTCGACTTCCAGGTCGGCACCGGCCGTATGCCCGCGCAGCAGCCGGGCGCCCAGGTCCCGCGCAAGAAGGTCATCTACAACCAGGCCGAGATCGACCAGCTGGCCGCGTACGTGGCCTCGCTCGGCCCCGGCCCGGTGACGCCGACCAAGGAGCAGTACACCTCCACCAACCCGGACGACGTGTCCAAGGGTGGCGAGCTGTTCCGCACCAACTGCGCCCAGTGCCACAACTTCGCCGGCCAGGGCGGTGCCCTGACCAAGGGCAAGTACGCCCCCTCCCTGGAGAGTGTCGACGCCAAGCACATCTACGAGGCCATGCAGACCGGCCCGCAGAACATGCCGTCGTTCCCCGACACCACCATGCCGGAGGAGCAGAAGAAGCAGATCGTGGCCTTCGTCCGCCACACCGCCAACGATGAGCCCAACCCCGGTGGTCTGACCCTGGGCAGCCTCGGTCCGGTGACCGAGGGTCTGTTCGGCTGGATCTTCGGTCTCGGCGCTCTCATCGCGGTCGCGATCTGGGTCGCCGCCCACACCACCAAGGCCAAGAAGTCATGAGCCACGAGATGCCTGAAGAGAAGCTGCCGGAGGCGCACGACGCCTCCCAGGGCCACGAGGTCGCCCCCCACAGCGACCCGTTCGCCGACCCGGGCCTGCCGGCCCACGAGCCCCGTCGCACCGACATCGACGAGCGGGCCGCCAAGCGCGCCGAGCGCCAGGTCTCGCTGATGTTCGTCGTGTCGATGCTGGCGACCATCGGGTTCATCGCGTCGTACGTGATCTTCCCGATCGACAAGATCGTCTTCATCTTCCCGATCGGGCACGTCAGCGCGCTGAACTTCGCGCTGGGCCTGACGCTGGGTGTGGCGCTGTTCTGCATCGGCGCGGGTGCGGTCCACTGGGCCCGCACCCTGATGTCGGACCACGAGCTCCCGGCCGAGCGTCACCCGATCGAGGCCGACGACGAGGTCCGCAACGACGTCATCGAGCAGTTCAAGACCGGTGCCGCCGAGTCCGGCTTCGGCCGCCGCAAGATGATCCGCAACACGCTGATCGGCTCGATGGCCCTGGTGCCGCTCTCCGGCGTGGTGCTGCTGCGCGACCTCGGCCCGCTGCCCGAGAAGAAGCTGGATCACACGGGCTGGCAGAAGGCCACCCCGGCCAACCCGATCCCGCTGATCAACATGAACACCAACGAGCCGATGAAGGCCGAGGACATCGTCATCGGCTCGCTCACCTTCGCCAAGCCCGAGGGCCTGGAGGAGTCGGACGAGGACTTCCAGCAGAACATCGCCAAGGACGCCCTGATGCTCGTCCGGATCGCTCCGGAGGACATCAAGGACAAGAACTCGGCGGAGCTGGGCTTCGGCGGCATCCTCGCGTACTCCAAGATCTGCACCCACGTCGGCTGCCCGATCAGCCTGTACGAGCAGCAGACCCACCACGCGCTCTGCCCCTGCCACCAGTCGACCTTCGACCTGGCGGACGGTGCCCGTGTCATCTTCGGCCCGGCCGGTCACCCGCTGCCGCAGCTGAAGATCACCATTGACGAGAAGGGCTTCCTGGTCGCCACCGGCGACTTCGACGAGCCCGTCGGCCCGAGTTTCTGGGAGCGCTCATGAGTTCCGCGAGCAGCGTCAAGAGCGACGCCAGGCCCAGCACCGGGTCCACTCGCGACAAGCCCGCCAACAAGTGGGAGGCGGCAGCCGACTGGACGGACGGCCGGCTGGGGATCTACTCCCTCGCCAAGGCCAACCTCCGCAAGATCTTCCCGGACCACTGGTCCTTCATGCTCGGTGAGATCGCCCTCTACACCTTCATCATCATCATCCTGACGGGCGTCTACCTGACGCTCTTCTTCAAGCCGAGCATGGCGGAGGTCGTCTACCACGGCCCCTACGCCCCGCTCGACGGCATCAAGATGTCCGAGGCCTACGCCTCGACCATGGACATCAGCTTCGAGGTCCGCGGTGGCCTGCTGATCCGTCAGATCCACCACTGGGCCGCGATCGTCTTCGTCGCCTCGATGCTCGTGCACATGATGCGCGTGTTCTTCACCGGCGCGTTCCGCAAGCCCCGCGAGATCAACTGGGTCTTCGGCTTCCTGCTGCTCTTCCTGGGCATGTTCGACGGCTTCATGGGCTACTCGCTCCCGGACGACCTGCTCTCCGGTACGGGTATCCGCTTCATGGAGGGCGCGATCCTCGCCGTCCCGCTGGTGGGCACTTACGGCCAGATGTTCCTGTTCGGCGGGGAGTTCCCCGGCACCGACATCGTGCCGCGGTTCTTCACCATCCACGTGCTGCTCATCCCGGGCGTCATGCTGGGCCTGCTGGTGGCGCACCTGATCCTGGTCTTCTACCACAAGCACACCCAGTGGGCGGGCCCGGGCAAGACCGAGCAGAACGTCGTCGGCATGCCGCTGATGCCGGTCTACATGGCCAAGGCCGGTGGCTTCTTCTTCCTGGTGTTCGGCATGGTCGCCGCGATGTCCGCGGTCGCCACGGTCAACCCGATCTGGGCGTACGGCCCGTACCGCCCCGACCAGGTGTCCACCGACGCCCAGCCGGACTGGTACATGGGCTTCTCCGAGGGCCTGATCCGCATCATGCCGGGCTGGGAGATCCGGGCCTGGGGCCACACCCTCAACATGGGTGTGTTCGTGCCGCTGATGGTCTTCCCGCTGGTGCTGTTCGCGATCGCCGCCTACCCCTTCATCGAGGGCTGGATCACCGGCGACAAGCGCGAGCACCACATCCTGGACCGCCCGCGCAACGCTCCGGTCCGCACCGCGGTCGGCGCGGCCTGGGTCAGCGAGTACCTGATCCTGCTGATCGGTGGTGGCAACGACCTGATCGCCACGCACCTGCACCTGTCGATCAACGACATCACGTACTTCGTGCGGGTCGGCTTCTTCGTGATCCCGGTCCTGGTCTTCTTCATCACCAAGCGCTGGTGCCTCGGCCTGCAGCGCCGCGACAAGGAGAAGGTGCTGCACGGTCGCGAGACCGGCATCATCAAGCGCCTGCCGCACGGTGAGTTCGTCGAGGTCCACGCCCAGCTGCCGCAGGACAAGCTGCACAAGTACACGGCGCACGAGCAGTACGAGCCGATGGAGCTCCCGGCCGAGGTCGACGAGAACGGCGTCAAGCGCAAGGTCGGCGTTCTCACCAAGACCCGCGCCAAGCTCTCCCGCGGCTACTTCGGCGAGGGGAACCAGATCCCCAAGCCGACCGCCGAGGAGCACCGCGAGATCACCAGCGGCCACGGCCACCACTGATCTCACCTGATCGCCACACCACTTGGGGCCCTGCACATCGTGCAGGGCCCCAAGCGTTTGCGGGCACAATGAGTGCCATGCAGTTGAGCATCGACCACGCCTCCGCCACTCCCCCGTACGAGCAGGTCCGGGCGCAGATCGCCGAGCAGGCCCGCAGCGGGGTACTGCCCACCGGGCTGAAGCTGCCCACCGTACGGGCGCTCGCCGAGGATCTCGGGCTGGCCCCCAACACGGTGGCCCGGGCCTACCGCGAGCTGGAGGCCGACGGGGTGGTGGAGACCCACGGCCGGCGCGGCACCCTGATCGCCGCCGCCGGGGACACCGCGCACCGGCTGGCCGCCGCCGCGGCCGCGGAGTACGCCGAGCGCGCCGTGCGGCTCGGGGTGTCCAGGGAGGACGCCCTGGCGGCCGTCAACGGCGCGCTGCAGCTGGTCTACGGGGCCGACGGCTGATCAGACCTCCGGCAGCAGGCTGCCCGCGGCCTCACCGGGATCCGTCGAGCCCGCGGTGGTGACGGGCTTGGCGAGGGCGCTGTGCTTGACCCAGTCGGTCCAGGTGATGTTCCAGTCCCCGAAGCCGTTGCCGAAGGGCTCCATCTGCGGGCCGAGGCTGTTGACCACCTGGACGATGTCGCCGATCCGGGTCTGGTCGAAGAACCACTTCGCGTTGTCGGTGCTCATGCCCGTACAGCCGTGGCTGACGTTGTCGACCCCCTGCGAGGCCACCGACCACGGCGCCGCGTGCACGTACTCGCCGCTCCAGGTCACCCGGGTGGCCCAGTGGACCTCCAGGTCGTACGACTCCCGGCTGCCCGCCGATATCCCGATGGTCTCGCCGTTCATCCGGACGACGGACTCCTGGCCGAGCACCACCTTGATGCCGTTCCGGGTGGAGAACCCGGGCTTGCCGGTGGTGACCGGGATGGTGTTCACCACCTGGCCGTTGCGGCGGTAGGTGAGCTGGTGCGAGCCGGCGTCGACCACGGCCTCGACCTTGTCCCCCGTGCGTATGGAGCGCGTGCTGGGCTCCCCCACGTACAGGCCGTCGGATATCCGGGCGCCCGGGCGGTCGAAGCTGAGCTTGATCTTCGCGTTGGCCGGCCAGTACTCCTGCGGGCGGAAGTGCAGGTTCTTGTCGTCCACCCAGTACCAGGCACCGGTCACGGCGGGCTCCGAGACCACCGTCAGGCTCTTTTCGACCTCCTGCCGGGCCACGGGGTCCTTGACCGCCTCGGAGAGCTTCACGGTGAGCGGCTGGCCCACGCCGTAGACGCCGCTGCCGGAGGAGTCGGGGCCGAGTTCGGCGGTGAGCAGGTTCTTCGCGGCGACGGTGGTGAAGCTCGTGGTGGTCTCGCCGCGGCCGCCCTTCCCGTCGTCGGCGGTGATCCGTACGGTGTAGTGGGTGCCCGCCCGGAGCCGGCCGGTGGACGTCCAGGTCCGCTGGTCGTCGGCCAGCTTGCCGGTCACCACGCGGCCGTCGGAGCCGGTGACGGTGACGTCCGTGAGCTTGCTGCCGGACTCGGCGGTAACGGTGAAGGGCTGCGCCGGGTCGACCTCACCGACGGCTGAGATGTGCACCAGCGGGCCGGCGTCCACGGACTCGGGAAGCGCCAGTGCGCTCTCCGATCCGCCGGACGAGCAGCCCGCGACCGGTGAAAGGACCAGGAAACCCGCTATGACCGCCCGCCCACTCTTACGACCTCGACTGCCACTCATCGCTGCCTCCAAGGGTTCCGATGATTGATCAGATCGTAGGAATGGGTGACAGGCGCGGCACCCGGCCGGAGCCCTGGTTGCACCGAACGAGTGAGCCGACCACCCGGGGGGCCGTACCCGGGAAGCGCTTCGGGCCGGACACCCCTAAGAAGGGATGTCCGGCCCGAAGGTTCGGAGCGGGGGAACCTACTGGTTCTGGTCCTCGCCCCGGTAGAACTCGAAGACCCAGCCGTACAGGCCGATCGCGATGATCGGGATCGACCAGTAGAGCAGCCACCAGCCGAAGATGACGCCCAGGAAGGCCAGCGCGCCGCCGATGCCCAGGGAGAGCGGCTGCCAGCTGTGCGGGGCGAAGAAGCCCAGCTC encodes:
- a CDS encoding c-type cytochrome — encoded protein: MKKLSARRRHPLAALVVLLLALAATGGLYAAFAPAEKAQADTSAQSLAIDEGKKLFAVGCSSCHGLNGQGSTDGPSLVGVGSAAVDFQVGTGRMPAQQPGAQVPRKKVIYNQAEIDQLAAYVASLGPGPVTPTKEQYTSTNPDDVSKGGELFRTNCAQCHNFAGQGGALTKGKYAPSLESVDAKHIYEAMQTGPQNMPSFPDTTMPEEQKKQIVAFVRHTANDEPNPGGLTLGSLGPVTEGLFGWIFGLGALIAVAIWVAAHTTKAKKS
- a CDS encoding ubiquinol-cytochrome c reductase iron-sulfur subunit translates to MPEEKLPEAHDASQGHEVAPHSDPFADPGLPAHEPRRTDIDERAAKRAERQVSLMFVVSMLATIGFIASYVIFPIDKIVFIFPIGHVSALNFALGLTLGVALFCIGAGAVHWARTLMSDHELPAERHPIEADDEVRNDVIEQFKTGAAESGFGRRKMIRNTLIGSMALVPLSGVVLLRDLGPLPEKKLDHTGWQKATPANPIPLINMNTNEPMKAEDIVIGSLTFAKPEGLEESDEDFQQNIAKDALMLVRIAPEDIKDKNSAELGFGGILAYSKICTHVGCPISLYEQQTHHALCPCHQSTFDLADGARVIFGPAGHPLPQLKITIDEKGFLVATGDFDEPVGPSFWERS
- a CDS encoding cytochrome b, with amino-acid sequence MSSASSVKSDARPSTGSTRDKPANKWEAAADWTDGRLGIYSLAKANLRKIFPDHWSFMLGEIALYTFIIIILTGVYLTLFFKPSMAEVVYHGPYAPLDGIKMSEAYASTMDISFEVRGGLLIRQIHHWAAIVFVASMLVHMMRVFFTGAFRKPREINWVFGFLLLFLGMFDGFMGYSLPDDLLSGTGIRFMEGAILAVPLVGTYGQMFLFGGEFPGTDIVPRFFTIHVLLIPGVMLGLLVAHLILVFYHKHTQWAGPGKTEQNVVGMPLMPVYMAKAGGFFFLVFGMVAAMSAVATVNPIWAYGPYRPDQVSTDAQPDWYMGFSEGLIRIMPGWEIRAWGHTLNMGVFVPLMVFPLVLFAIAAYPFIEGWITGDKREHHILDRPRNAPVRTAVGAAWVSEYLILLIGGGNDLIATHLHLSINDITYFVRVGFFVIPVLVFFITKRWCLGLQRRDKEKVLHGRETGIIKRLPHGEFVEVHAQLPQDKLHKYTAHEQYEPMELPAEVDENGVKRKVGVLTKTRAKLSRGYFGEGNQIPKPTAEEHREITSGHGHH
- a CDS encoding GntR family transcriptional regulator, whose translation is MQLSIDHASATPPYEQVRAQIAEQARSGVLPTGLKLPTVRALAEDLGLAPNTVARAYRELEADGVVETHGRRGTLIAAAGDTAHRLAAAAAAEYAERAVRLGVSREDALAAVNGALQLVYGADG
- a CDS encoding L,D-transpeptidase → MSGSRGRKSGRAVIAGFLVLSPVAGCSSGGSESALALPESVDAGPLVHISAVGEVDPAQPFTVTAESGSKLTDVTVTGSDGRVVTGKLADDQRTWTSTGRLRAGTHYTVRITADDGKGGRGETTTSFTTVAAKNLLTAELGPDSSGSGVYGVGQPLTVKLSEAVKDPVARQEVEKSLTVVSEPAVTGAWYWVDDKNLHFRPQEYWPANAKIKLSFDRPGARISDGLYVGEPSTRSIRTGDKVEAVVDAGSHQLTYRRNGQVVNTIPVTTGKPGFSTRNGIKVVLGQESVVRMNGETIGISAGSRESYDLEVHWATRVTWSGEYVHAAPWSVASQGVDNVSHGCTGMSTDNAKWFFDQTRIGDIVQVVNSLGPQMEPFGNGFGDWNITWTDWVKHSALAKPVTTAGSTDPGEAAGSLLPEV